The Cottoperca gobio chromosome 22, fCotGob3.1, whole genome shotgun sequence genome contains a region encoding:
- the plppr3a gene encoding LOW QUALITY PROTEIN: phospholipid phosphatase-related protein type 3a (The sequence of the model RefSeq protein was modified relative to this genomic sequence to represent the inferred CDS: deleted 2 bases in 2 codons), which yields MTSPKNKAKKKAPKDSMTLLPCFYFVELPIVLSSLVSLYFLELTDVLSPAMVGFRCHDRDLSMPYVETGDELIPLLMLLSLAFAGPAASIMMGEGLTYCLQSKLKTCPKSESSINAGGCSFNSFLRRTVRFVGVHVFGLLATALVTDVIQLATGYHAPFFLTVCQPNYTAPGVSCDNNAYITRDICMGKDPYAIMSARKTFPSQHATLSGFAAVYISMYLNASISSTTKLLKPLLVFSFCMAAGLAGLTQITQHRSHPIDVYVGYLIGAGVGVYLAVYAVGNFKASDEDAPSLQRLAPALQKDSLRVLSQRSHDSLYRKTPRVSESREELGAGLGSGARSKVRREKASLASLKRASADVELLATRGPMGKETMVTFSNTLPRVANGNSPISPSDDLPATQRHMTFHVPFDPQRSRQLVSEWRQRSLELRSQSSRDEEEGMDGRDGGDEGEGDQEMPPSLYPTVQANKGNATPTGGRMVVSPPLVHIPEEASRPPPVSPKSAKTRAKWLSLTEGGGGKEPGTGPIAVCTPRVPNTQPNQLSSQPRVTQVIAMSKQQGHGVTSSTKTSEGGSSSGGGSNCSESPYYRIPSDRDSCTGSNPGSIAGSGSIVTIDAHAPHHPVVRVSAANGKPWEWRNTISGNMMAGDLAGDKHRVSLQRQDNGNHYRDYRTLPVKKESLCPSSASGSAEGGLDLPPPPLPSSSPLLPPPQLLSSPLPPPPPHSSTSPLPPPPHPSSSPMLSPLPHPASSHLSSQMPPPPLPSSSQMHPLLHPSSSQMHPSSCQMPPTSSPVLLSNAPYHLTRPPVKCPHHLTRPLVKCPHLLTRPPVKCPHLLTLPPVKCPHHLTRPPVKCPHHLTRPLVKCPYLHIRPLPLCHLHLTLHPPCLHLRTHPAPACFPPLPIPTY from the exons ATGACGTCCCCCAAAAACAAAGCCAAGAAGAAAGCACCCAAAGACAGCATGACGCTGCTgccatgcttttattttgtagag CTCCCCATCGTCCTGTCCTCTTTGGTGTCGCTGTACTTCCTGGAGCTGACAGATGTGTTGTCCCCGGCGATGGTGGGCTTCCGTTGCCACGACCGTGACCTCTCCATGCCCTACGTAGAGACGGGGGATGAGCTCATCCCTTTGCTGATGCTGCTGAGTTTGGCCTTCGCTGGTCCTGCAGCGTCC aTAATGATGGGGGAGGGCCTGACGTACTGTTTGCAGTCCAAACTGAAGACGTGTCCCAAGTCGGAGAGCAGCATCAACGCCGGAGGCTGCAGCTTCAACTCCTTCCTACGCAGAACCGTGCGCTTCGTCG gtgttcatgtgttcGGTCTCCTGGCAACAGCCCTAGTGACAGATGTCATCCAGCTAGCTACTGGTTACCACGCCCCTTTCTTCCTCACCGTCTGCCAGCCCAATTACACGGCTCCGGGAGTGTCATGTGACAACAATGCCTACATCACACGGGACATATGCATGGGGAAGGATCCGTATGCCATCATGTCAGCtag GAAAACGTTTCCATCCCAGCATGCAACGCTCTCTGGCTTCGCTGCTGTCTATATCTCC ATGTATTTGAATGCCAGCATCAGCAGCACGACCAAGCTGCTGAAGCCGTTGCTGGTGTTTTCGTTCTGCATGGCGGCGGGCCTCGCTGGGCTCACGCAGATAACTCAGCACCGCAGTCACCCGATAGACGTCTACGTGGGATACCTCATAGGAGCCGGCGTCGGAGTCTACCTG GCTGTGTACGCAGTGGGAAACTTCAAAGCA TCAGACGAAGATGCTCCCTCTTTGCAGAGACTGGCCCCAGCTCTGCAGAAGGACAGCCTGAGGGTGCTGAGCCAGCGGAGTCATGACTCCCTGTACAGGAAGACTCCCAGGGTGtctgagagcagagaggagctggGGGCGGGGCTGGGGTCCGGGGCTCGCAGTAaggtgaggagggagaaggcGTCCCTGGCCTCCCTCAAACGAGCGAGTGCTGATGTGGAGCTCCTGGCAACCCGGGGTCCCATGGGCAAGGAAACTATGGTAACCTTCAGCAACACTTTGCCCCGAGTCGCGAACGGCAACAGCCCCATCTCCCCCTCAGATGATCTGCCCGCTACGCAGCGTCACATGACCTTCCACGTGCCCTTTGACCCCCAGAGGTCTCGGCAGCTGGTGTCAGAGTGGAGGCAGCGCTCCCTGGAGCTCCGCAGCCAGAGCTCacgagacgaggaggagggaaTGGAcgggagggatggaggagatgaaggagaaggagacCAGGAGATGCCCCCCTCTCTTTATCCCACAGTGCAAGCCAACAAGGGCAACGCCACACCAACTGGAGGCAGGATGGTGGTGTCGCCCCCACTCGTTCACATCCCTGAAGAGGCATCTCGGCCGCCGCCTGTCTCCCCCAAGAGTGCCAAGACTCGCGCCAAGTGGCTGTCActcacagagggagggggggggaaagagcCGGGAACAGGGCCGATTGCGGTGTGTACTCCCCGCGTGCCCAACACGCAGCCCAACCAGCTGTCCAGCCAGCCAAGAGTCACTCAG GTGATAGCCATGTCCAAGCAGCAGGGTCACGGAGTCACTTCGTCCACTAAGACGTCAGAAGGTGGCTCCTCCTCCGGCGGTGGCTCCAACTGCTCCGAGTCGCCCTATTATCGGATCCCATCCGATCGAGACAGCTGCACGGGGAGCAACCCGGGGAGCATCGCCGGAAGTGGGAGCATCGTCACCATCGACGCTCACGCCCCTCACCACCCGGTGGTGCGTGTGTCGGCCGCTAACGGCAAGCCGTGGGAGTGGAGA AACACCATCAGCGGCAACATGATGGCCGGCGACTTGGCAGGGGACAAACACCGCGTATCGCTACAGCGACAGGATAATGGCAATCACTACCGGGATTACCGGACACTGCCAGTGAAAAAGGAATCGCTCTGCCCCTCCTCGGCCAGTGGCAGCGCCGAAGGAGGACTCGATCTGCCTCCCccacctctcccctcctcctcccctctgcttCCCCCTCCTCAGCTGTTGTCATCCCCTCTACCGCCACCCCCTCCCCACTCGTCTACTTCCCCTTTgcctccccctcctcacccAAGCTCCTCTCCAAtgctttctcctctccctcaccctgcctcctctcacctgtcctctCAGATGCCCCCACCGCCCCTCCCGTCGTCCTCTCAAATGCACCCACTTCTCCACCCATCTTCCTCTCAAATGCACCCGTCCTCCTGTCAAATGCCCCCCACCTCCTCACCCGTCCTCCTGTCAAATGCTCCCTACCACCTCACCCGTCCTCCTGTCAAATGCCCCCACCACCTCACCCGTCCTCTTGTCAAATGCCCCCACCTCC